A region of the Chloroflexota bacterium genome:
CGGCAATACGATGCCGACTTTACCGGCGGCCATATCGGCAGCGGGTTCTTCAGCAGGAGCAGCTTCGCCAACGCCCGTGAAGTCTTCAGCAGGCCAGTAGCCGGAGTCGATAATGGCTTCCTGAACATTGTCTGCGTCGACGGAGATTACCGCAGACGGTTTGGCGGGGACATCTTTGACACCGTTGTTGTAGGTGTGGGTCTCGGGGGGTGTTTCACCCTCGAGGAAGGCAATCGCCGCGGCAATCGCATCGCCAACCAGTGTGCGAACGTCTTTCAAAACAGTCATGGACTGTTTGCCATCAATGATGTACTGCACGGAGGCTTTCTCAGCATCCTGACCGGTGACAATGAAGCTCGTCACGTCAGCATCAGCAGCATAAGCATCGGCAATGGCACGGGCGGTGCCGTCGTTGGGGGCCAAAATGTAGACATCGCCTTTGTCCTCAGCGGGAGCAGAGGTCAGGTTGGCCTCAGCCAGACTTTTGGCAGTGTTGAAGTCCCAGTTGGTGGTGACCTGACCGATGATCTGGGCCATTTCGTCACGGCTCAGTTCGGCTTTGTCGGCCAGAGCTTCAGCTTCGCTGGAGTTCTTGATTACGAAGGTGCCATCGGCAATCTTCGGTTGCAGAACGTTCCAGGCGCCTTCGAAGAACAAGAAAGCGTTGTTGTCAGAAGCGGCGCCAGCATACAGGAATAGCGGGTTGCCTTCGCCTTCGGCTTTGTCAACCAGGTATTGTGCCTGGGCTTCACCAACAGCGATGCTGTCGAAGGTCACGTAGTAATCTACAGCTTCGGTTTCGAGGATCAGGCGGTCGTAAGAAATCACTTTCACGCCAGCTTCGGCGGCGGCTTCAGCAGCAGCAGCGGCAGCAGCGCCATCGTGCGGGGTGATGATGAGTACCTGAACACCCTTGGTGATCAGATCTTCAACGTTGGCTTTCTCTTTGGCCGAGTCACCCTGGCTGAAGAGTATTTCTACTTCGTAGCCAGCTTCGGTCAAAGCTTCTTCGAAGCGCGCCTGGTCTTGAATCCAGCGTGGTTCGTCTTTGGTCGGCAATACGATACCAACTTTGCCTGCCATCTCACCAGCTGATTCTTCAGCAGGAGCAGCTTCATCGGCTGCCGGTGCGCAGGCTGAAAGCGCCAACCCTGCAAAAACCAGCAAGGCCAGAACTACTAACAATGGGCGGATATTCTTTTGGAACATAACACTCTCCTTAGTTCTGTAAAATTG
Encoded here:
- a CDS encoding sugar-binding protein, giving the protein MFQKNIRPLLVVLALLVFAGLALSACAPAADEAAPAEESAGEMAGKVGIVLPTKDEPRWIQDQARFEEALTEAGYEVEILFSQGDSAKEKANVEDLITKGVQVLIITPHDGAAAAAAAEAAAEAGVKVISYDRLILETEAVDYYVTFDSIAVGEAQAQYLVDKAEGEGNPLFLYAGAASDNNAFLFFEGAWNVLQPKIADGTFVIKNSSEAEALADKAELSRDEMAQIIGQVTTNWDFNTAKSLAEANLTSAPAEDKGDVYILAPNDGTARAIADAYAADADVTSFIVTGQDAEKASVQYIIDGKQSMTVLKDVRTLVGDAIAAAIAFLEGETPPETHTYNNGVKDVPAKPSAVISVDADNVQEAIIDSGYWPAEDFTGVGEAAPAEEPAADMAAGKVGIVLPTKDEPRWIQDEARFEEALTEAGYEVEILFSQGDSAKEKANVEDLITKGVQVLIITPHDGAAAAAAAEAAAEAGVKVVSYDRLILETDAVDYYVTFDSIAVGEAQAQYLVDKAEGEGNPLFLYAGAASDNNAFLFFEGAWNVLQPKIADGTFVIKNSSEAEALVDKAELSRDEMAQIIGQVTTNWDFNTAKSLAEANLTVATAEDKGDVYILAPNDGTARAIADAFAADADVASYVVTGQDAEKASVQYIIDGKQSMTVLKDVRTLVGDAIAAAIAFLEGETPPETHTYNNGVKDVPAKPSEVISVDADNLQEAIIDSGYWPAEDFTNLP